The stretch of DNA GCTCGCCGAGCGGCGCGGCGCACGGCGCCCAGCCCGCGAACGCCTCGTCCAGCAGCGCCACCGCGCTGTCCGCGCTGATGTCGCCCGCCACGCCGAAGGTGGCGTTGCCCGGGCAGTAGACCGCGGCGTGGACGGCGCTCAGGCGCTCGCGGGTGAGGTCGGCCGGCTCCAGGTCCGCCGGCTCCATCACCCAGCCCACCGGGTGATCGCCGTACAGCAGCCGGTTGAAGCGCGTCACCGCGTCGAAGTTGGGGTCGTCGCGGCGCCGCTGGACGGACTCCAGCTCGCGGCCCCGCCAGACCTCGACCCGCTCCCGGTCGAAGCGCGGCTCGCGCAGCATCTCGGCCCACAAGTGGACCGCCCCGGCCACGTCCCGGCGCAGCGCGCCCACGGTCGCGAACGACGTGGTGCCGCCCACGCCGAAGCCCATGCGCCAGGCGTGGAAGTCTATCAGCGCGTCCACCGAGTCGGCGGGCAGCGAGCGGGTGCCTCCCGAGCGCAGCAGCGCCGACGCCGCCGACGCCGCGCCCAGCCGCTCGCGGCCGAAGTAGGACGGGCCGCCCTTGAAGCGCACCATGACCTCCACCAGCGGCAGCGTGCGGTCCTCCACCACCAGCACGGGCGCGCCGCTGGCCAGCGTGCGCCGCTCGGTGGGCGGGGGGTTGAAGCGGAGCGGGGGGAAGGAGATGCGGTCGATGGCGGCGCGGCCGATGAGCGGGCGCGTGGCCGGGCGCGTGGGCGGGCGGCCGTCGTCGGGTGCGCCGGGGCCCGCGGGCGTGGTGCCGCACGCGGCGGTGAAGGTGAGCGCCAGCG from Gemmatimonadota bacterium encodes:
- a CDS encoding pitrilysin family protein, translated to MRGLVGRSAPALVALALTFTAACGTTPAGPGAPDDGRPPTRPATRPLIGRAAIDRISFPPLRFNPPPTERRTLASGAPVLVVEDRTLPLVEVMVRFKGGPSYFGRERLGAASAASALLRSGGTRSLPADSVDALIDFHAWRMGFGVGGTTSFATVGALRRDVAGAVHLWAEMLREPRFDRERVEVWRGRELESVQRRRDDPNFDAVTRFNRLLYGDHPVGWVMEPADLEPADLTRERLSAVHAAVYCPGNATFGVAGDISADSAVALLDEAFAGWAPCAAPLGEPPTPDVRSTPGVFVLHRPLSQTTIYMGHGGGVSRADGDDYFASRIANSILGGSGLSSRLVRTVRTELGLAYGAGTVWTTPRDHEGAFAAFTQTRADATVAAARTVLGVVDGLRDARPGDAEVRRAIDEIANGFVFNFSSSARVVARRMLYEAEGLGPDWLERYVEGIQRVNARDVQRVARTHIHPSRMTLLVIGDTTAFDAPLRSLGLGEPVLLSDDG